The following is a genomic window from Vitis vinifera cultivar Pinot Noir 40024 chromosome 6, ASM3070453v1.
GTCGGCTGTTCCCTTTGCCAAGCCAAAAAAATTCCTGTTCAATTAACCCCGCCAGCCGTTTAAGTATATGCAATGATGATAATAATCCAACTCTGCCAACCACACTCATCAATTAACCCCTTCAATTCATAGATGACCTCTTTCCTACTCAATTCAATTTAGctttatgataaataaatatacgGTTGGTGTACATCATTTCACGTTTACAAACAACTATGAAGCCCCAAAAGTCAACTGCCATGAACTCTTCCTCTCTTATGATTTCATTGCAATGGCTCCTTTCTTTAATGTTTCTTATCATCTTCCCCACTTGTGCCACTGCAACTCCCTCTAAACTGCCTAGGCTGAGCACAATTCTGCGGGAGTCGGAAATATTTTCCGAGTTGATTTCCGATGACTTCCAAACATTTTTCTACAACCAGACGCTAGATCACTTCAACTACAGGCCTGAAAGCTACTACACATTTCAGCAGAGATATGTGATGAATTTTAAGTACTGGGGTGGTGCAAATGCTAGCGCTCCCATATTTGCTTATCTTGGTGCAGAAGCAGCTCTGGATTTTGACTTAACTGGTGTAGGATTTCCTGTAGACAACGCCCTTCAGTTTAAGGCTCTCCTGGTTTATATTGAGGTGagcatatttatatatacatatatatatatatatatatatatggaactTAATGCTGGGACCCCAACACCATTTTAAGTGTAGGGGAGTGCTTTATATGAACTAACATTGAACGATAATTGTATGGATGTGTAATGGCTGAAAATAATTTCTGAGGGTGTGAGTTGTTTGCTTGTTTGTCAGCATAGGTATTATGGGCAATCAATTCCATTTGGATCACGAGAAGAGGCCCTCAAAAATGCAAGCACTCGAGGGTATTTCAACTCGGCCCAAGCTATAGCAGATTACGCAGAGGTACTTGAATATATAAAGAAGAAATTGCTTGCTGAGAATTCCCCGGTCATCGTCATAGGAGGTTCATATGGGGGCAGTAAGTTACCAATTCAAGTGCTTAATCTCAATGCTTTTTCATAACATGTCCTTGAAGAGCTTTGTTGCTATCTCTTTTTTCATAATTCAGTGCTTGCTTCATGGTTCCGGCTGAAATATCCCCATGTTGCCCTGGGAGCTCTGGCCTCCTCTGCTCCCATACTTTACTTTGATGACATTACACCCCAAAATGGATACTATTCCATTGTCACCAAGGATTTCAGAGTATGACCACTCAAATTTCTATCTGTTCTTTCTCCACTATACACATTGGACTAAAGAAAAATTACTGTTTATATAATGGGCTATTGTTATAAATTGCAGGAAGCCAGTGAGAGCTGCTACAGCACCATACGAGAATCATGGTCTGAAATTGATAGAGTAGCTTCTGAGCCCAATGGTCTGTCAATCCTTAGCAAGAAATTCAGAACTTGCGCGTAAATAACTCTTGCTTGTCTCCATCTCCATGTTCTAAATCATATTCAAAAGCTAGGACTTGATTTGAGactcattgattttttttcctctgttgTTTCAGTGAGTTGAACAAATCCAATGAGCTGAAGGACTACTTGGAGACAATGTATGCTGTTGCAGCTCAATATAATCATCCACCGAGGTACCCTGTTACTGTGGTGTGTGGAGGGATTGATGGAGCACCAGAAGGAAGTGATATTCTTAGTCGGATATTTGCAGGTGTGGTTGCCTATAGAGGAAATAGTTCTTGTTACAACACAAGTGTTAATCCAACTGAAACAAGTGAGGGATGGAGATGGCAGGTAACCACATACTTATATGATAACAATACTAAGTATAACCATATGGTTATCAGTAACATTTACATTACATTGCTGGTTTTGAAGTACTTTATGAGTATTTCACATGGTCCTCATTATCAAACAGAGCCTCTGTTTTTTGGACTTGGAGGCAACAGAGTTAGAAATTTGGCAAAATATATGATGTTCAATTGTGTTAAGCACACCCTCTTCCTGCCCTCTATGCGCAGACATGCAGTGAGATGGTAATGCCAATAGGCCGTGG
Proteins encoded in this region:
- the LOC100243061 gene encoding uncharacterized protein LOC100243061, which encodes MKPQKSTAMNSSSLMISLQWLLSLMFLIIFPTCATATPSKLPRLSTILRESEIFSELISDDFQTFFYNQTLDHFNYRPESYYTFQQRYVMNFKYWGGANASAPIFAYLGAEAALDFDLTGVGFPVDNALQFKALLVYIEHRYYGQSIPFGSREEALKNASTRGYFNSAQAIADYAEVLEYIKKKLLAENSPVIVIGGSYGGMLASWFRLKYPHVALGALASSAPILYFDDITPQNGYYSIVTKDFREASESCYSTIRESWSEIDRVASEPNGLSILSKKFRTCAELNKSNELKDYLETMYAVAAQYNHPPRYPVTVVCGGIDGAPEGSDILSRIFAGVVAYRGNSSCYNTSVNPTETSEGWRWQTCSEMVMPIGRGDNDTMFPPSPFNLTTFIQACTSLYDVPPRPHWITTYYGGHDIKLILHRFASNIIFSNGLRDPYSSAGVLKNISHTVLAIHTVNGSHCLDILPAKSTDPEWLIMQRKTEVEIIESWIAQYHADLDATRKRTLFEY